Sequence from the Sanguibacter keddieii DSM 10542 genome:
CTGCGGGTCGATGCCCGCGCCGTCGTCGCGGACCTCGACCATGACCTGCCCACCGGCGTGGTAGGCGCGCAGGGTCAGGACACCGGTCGAGGGCTTGCCCGAGGCGGTGCGGGTCGCGGGCGACTCGATGCCGTGGTCGACCGCGTTGCGCACGAGGTGCGTCAGCGGGTCCTTGACGGACTCGAGGAGCGAGCGGTCGAGCTCGGTGTCCCCGCCGACCATCTCCAGGCGCACCTCACGGGCGCAGGCGGCCGCGAGGTCGCGCACGATGCGCGGCATCTTGGACCAGATGTGGTCGATCGGCTGCATGCGGGTCTTCATGACCCCTTCCTGCAGCTCGGAGGCGATGAGGCTCAGGCGCTGCGAGGAGCGCGTCAGCTCGGCGTCGGAGTCGAACCCGGCGAGCTGGGCGATCTGGTTGCGGACGAGCACGAGCTCGCCGACCTGGCGCATGAGGTCGTCGAGCAGGTCGACGTCCACGCGGATCGAGGACTCGCTCGTCCCGCGCGAGGCCACGGACTCGGTGGCCTCGGGGGCTGCCGGGCGCGCCGGGGCGGGCGTCGCCGCAGGAGCCACCGGCGTGGTGGGCGCGGCGGCGACGACGGCTGCCGTGACAGCAGCGGCAGACGCCGCAGCGCTCACGGCCCGGTCGCCGTCCTGGGCGTCCGTCGCGGCGAGGACCGCCGCGACAGCCTCGTCCGCTGCGGCCGAGGCCGCGGCGGCTGCCAGCGGTGCGGCCGCGGCGACGGCTGCTGCCGCGAGGTCCTCGGCCGTGGGCTGGCCGACCTCGGGCGCGGCTGCCTCGGGCACGGTGCTCTCGGCTGCGGCCTCGGGCGCGGTCTCCACCTCGTCCTCGCCGTCCAGCGCGCGCTGGATCACCGCGATGACGTCGTCGACCTCGATGCCGGCCTCGCCACCGGTCGACTCGATGCGACCGAGCAGGTCACGGATCGTGTCCACCATGCGCAGCAGCACGTCGGTGGTGTGCTGGTCCATGAGGCGACGTCCGTCGCGCAGCTCGACGAGCAGGCTCTCCCCGACGTGCGCGACCCTCTCGAGGTCGCCGAACGCCAGGAACCCGCTGGTTCCCTTGATCGTGTGGATCGTGCGGAAGACGCTCGAGAGCAGCTCACGCGATCCCGGGGCGCTCTCGAGCGCGACCAGGTCCTGGTCCAGCTGGTCCAGGTTCTCGTAGCTCTCGATCAGGAACTCCCGAACGATGTCGTCAATGTCGTCCACTGACGCACTCCCTCCGCTTCGCGGACGGATAGTTCTACCCGTCACGATCCACAGATCGGTCGCCACGGACCGGGTATGAGGGATTGAACCGTCAACCACCGGGTGACTCGTGGGCGACGGCGCACACACGGCACCGGGCGGCCGGGCCACGGAGGCTCCGTGCCGCAGCCCGTGCGCGGCACACCTCGACACGCAGCACACCGAGCGGTGGACCTCGCAGCGTGGCCGGGAACCCCTGGGGTAGTCTCGTCAGCATGCTGGTGCTGAGTCGACGTGTCGGGGAGAAGCTCCTCATCGGCGACGACATCGTCATCACCATCATCGACACCCGCGGGGACGGCGTCCGGATCGGCATCGACGCCCCCCGGTCCATGCGCGTCAACCGCGCCGAGGTCGTCGAGGCCGTCCAGGCCAGCAACATCGCCGCGACCACGGTCGACGACGACACCCAGGCCGCGCTCATCGCCCTGGTCTCCCAGGCCGCGAAGCCCACGAGCACCGAGACGCCCAGCACCCCGGCCGACGAGGACTCCTCGCCCGCCTGAGCGGCTGCCTGGCCTGCTGGCCACCCCGGCCGCGCCGGGTCCTGACCGAGCCTGCCCGGCTCTGCCCTGCCGCTCAGTCCCAGGCGGGGTCGTCGAGGTGCTCGTCGAGGAGGGCCGCCCACACGAGCGCGCTCGCCGGGAAGCCGTCGAGCAGGCCCACCGGGACGCCGAGCTCGAGGATCGCCGCGGGCTGCGACGTCGCCGAGACGTTGCGGGCCGCGAGGGCGTCGAAGGGCCGGTGCTGCGCGACCGCGGTCATCCAGCGGCGCGCGTCCGCGAGGCTGCGGTCGGCCTCGACGACGGCCCACACCTGGTCCGGGTCGAAGGACGCGACGAGCGACGACGCGATGGTCCAGTCCGACGCGTCCGCGCCGACCCCGAGCGCGACGACGAGCGGCGCCTCGGACTCCACGGTCGCGGCGCGCAGCCGGCGGGCGGACATGCCGGTGATGACCCAGGGGCCGTAGCCCGTCTGCGGGTCGAGCCGTCCCGCGAGCGCGATGCCGGAGTCCGGGACGCCGACGCGACGCGCGACGAGGCGCGCGGCCTCGACGACCTGCTCTCCCTGCCCGGCGACGACCACCACGGAGGCGGGCTCGCGCACGACGGCGGGCGCGCGCGGCACCCGGGCGAGCACCTGGGACAGCGGGTAGGTCCCCTGCCCGGCCGGGAGCTCGGCGAGCAGCTTCTTGGGGACCCCGACGCCGAGGAGCTCGGGGATGCTCGCCCCGGTGGTGCGCACGACGACGAACTCCGCGGGGCGGACCTCCTTGTCGAGGACCACGGGGCTCGGGCCCGACGGCGCGCTCTTGCGCGCCCACGGGTTGCTGCGCCGTGCGGACGTCTGGCCGAAGGGCGCCGCGGCGGGCACCGTGCCGAGGAGGCTCCCCGCCAGACCGGGCTGGGTCGGCGACGCCGCCGCGGCCTGGGCAGCGGTGGCGGCGGCCTCGTCGGCCTGACGGGTCTCCGAGGCGAGCTGGCGCACCGAGTCGAGGATCGACGCGAAGCTGTCCTGCTCGGTCGACACCGGGGCGACGCTGTCGTCCTCGGGCGCGGCCTCGCGGGCAGAGCCGTGGCGGTCGGCGGCGTCGGCGGCCGCGAGCAGCGCGTCGATGCCGACGGGCTGGACGTCGGCCGTGCCCTCGTCGACGGCCGCCCGCCGGGCGGCGTCGTCACCCGACGTGCCGAGCCCCGCGGTGAAGGAGGACGCCGTCGGGCCGGTGCTGCCCAGGCTGCCGCGGCTGCCCGGGGTGACGAGCGGACCAGGGACGTAGGCGACCTCGTCCGGGACCTCGACGGTCAGCTCGAAGCGTTCCTTGGCGAAGAACCCGGCCACACCTCCGGTGCGGACGCGCTCGGCCTTGACGACCTTGGCGGTGGGGCCGATCTCACCGTGCACGCGCACGATGAGGGCCTCGAGGTCGGTCCCCTCAAGCAGCAATCGCTTCGACATCGCGGACAACCCCCACAGCCTCGATCTTCACACCGGATCCGGTGACCTCGGAGTATGACATCACGGGGGCCTCGCCGTGGTGGGTGGCCACGAGGGAGCGCAGCGCGGGGCGTAGCGCCGGGGCGCACACGAGCACCACGTCGACGCCCTGGCTCTCGGCCGCGGCCCGGCCTGCGGCGAAGGACCGCAGCATGGCCTCGAGGCGGTTCGGGTCGAGCAGGATCTGGGTGCCCTGCTCCCCCGGGCGCAGCCCCTCGAGCAGCGCCTGCTCGAGGACCGGCTCGAGGGTCATGACCCGGAGCACGCCCTCGTGGCTGTGCGCGGCGGTGATCGCGGGGGCCAGCTGCAGGCGCGCGGCCTCGACGAGGCCCTCGGCGTCGGTCGAGATCTTGGCGCGCAGGGTGAGCGCCTCGTAGATGCGTCCGAGGTCGCGGACCGGGACCTGCTCGGTGAGCAGCCGCTGGAGCACGCGCTGCACCTCGCCGAGCGTCAGCAGGTTCGGCACGAGCTCGTCGACGACCGCGGGGTTCACCTGCTTGACGCCCTCCGTGAGCACGCGGACGTCCTCGCGGCTCAGCAGCCTGTCGGCGTTGCTGACGATGACGTTCGACAGGTGCGTGATGAGCACCGACACGCGGTCGACGACGGTCGCGCCCGTCATCTCGGCGGCGAAGCGCATCTCGGAGGGCACCCACTTGCCGGCGAGGCCGAACACGGGCTCGTGGACCTCGGTGCCGGGCAGCGAGCCGAGGTCGTCGCCGAGGGCGAGGACCCGGCCGGGCGGCACCTCGCCGCGGGCGGCCTCGACGCCGGAGATGCGCAGCACGTACGTCGACGCGGGCAGCTCGACCGAGTCGCGGGTGCGCACCGGCGGGACCACGATCCCGAGGTCGAGGGCCACCTTGCGGCGCAGGCCCCGGATGCGGGCGAGGAGGTCGTCGTCAGAGCCGGCGCTCACGAGGTCGACGAGGTTGGGCGCGAGCAGGATCTCGAGGGCGGAGACCCGCATGTCCTCGATGAGCTTCTCGGGGGTGTCGGCCACCGGGGCGACGGTCTCGCGGATGGCGGCGTCGAGCTCGGCGTCCTTGGCGATCTTGGCGTCGCGCGCCTTGATGCGCTGGGCACCCAGCAGCAGGCAGGCGCCGACGAGGATGAACGGCAGCTTGGGCATGCCGGGCAGGAGCGCGAGGGCGATCGCGGCGCTGCCCGCGATGAGCAGCGAGTTGCGGGACTGCGAGAGCTGCTTGGACGCCGAGGTGCCGAGGTCGGAGTCGGCGGTGGCCCGGGTGACGATGAGACCGGTGGACACCGAGAGCAGCAGGGCGGGGATCTGGGTGACGAGCCCGTCGCCGATGGTGAGCAGCGAGTACGTCTCGACGGCCTCGCCGACCTCCATGCCGCGCTGCATCATGCCGATCGCGATGCCGCCGACCAGGTTGATGATGGTGATGATGATGCCGGCGATCGCGTCGCCCTTGACGAACTTGGAACCACCGTCCATCGCACCGTAGAAGTCGGCCTCGGCGGCGACGTCCGCGCGGCGCTGGCGCGCCTGGTCCTCGGTGATGAGCCCGGAGTTGAGGTCGGCGTCGATGGCCATCTGCTTGCCGGGCATCGCGTCGAGGGTGAAGCGGGCGCCGACCTCGGCCACGCGCCCGGCACCGTTGGTGATGACCACGAACTGGATCACCACGAGGATGAGGAAGATGACGAGCCCGATGATGAGCGAGCCGCCGACCACGAAGTGCCCGAAGGCGTCGATGACCTCGCCGGCGTAGCCGTCACGGAGCACGAGGCGGGTCGAGGCCACGTTGAGCCCGAGCCGGAACAGCGTCGCGACGAGGATCAACGAGGGGAAGACCGAGAAGTCGAGCGGTCGCTGCACGTACATGGTCGTCAGCAGGATGACCAGGGACATGACGATGTTGACGACGATGAGCACGTCGAGCAGCCAGGCGGGCAGCGGGATGACGAGCAGCATCACGATGCCGACCACCCCGACGGGTACCGCCAGCTTGGCGAGGTCGCGGTTCTTCATGCTCGGGCCTCCGAGAGGGTGGACGTCCCCGGTGCGGGGCCGTCGGGCTGCGTGGTGGTCTGGGTGCTGGTCTGCGATGCGGTGGGCGCCTCGCCGTCCGGCGGGCGCGCCGTGCGCGACGCCCGGGTGCGGCGTGCGGGCGGCGGGGTGCCGGGTGGTGGTTCGGGGATGGTCGGCTGCGGCATGCTGCGGACGCCGTCCGTGCTGGCGCCCCGGCGCTTGAGGGCCATGACGAAGGCGAGCACCTGGGCGACCGCCGCGTAGAGGTCGGCGGGGATCTCCTCGCCGATCTCGCACGCTCCGTGCAGGGCACGGGCCAGCGGCACGTCGGAGATCATCGGGACGCTCTTCTCGGCCGCGACCTCGCGGATGCGGGCGGCGACGTGGCCGGCGCCCTTGGCGACGACGCGCGGTGCGCCGGTGCCGGCCTCGTACTTCAGGGCGACGGCGACGTGCGTCGGGTTGACGAGCACCACGTCGGCGTCGCCCACCGAGGCGATCATGCGGTTGCGGCTCATGGCGATCTGCTTGGAGCGGATGGCGCCCTTGAGCTGCGGGTCTCCCTCGGACTGCTTGTTCTCCTGCTTGACCTCGTACTTCGACATCCGCGTCTTCTTGCGGTTGCGCTTCATCACCACGACGAGGTCGAGGATGGCGAGGGCGATGCCGGCGGCCACCGCGCTCCACAGCAGCGCCTGGATGCCGCCGCCCGCCGCCGACAGCAGCGCGCCGACGGACAGGCCGCCCGCGGTGAGCAGCACCGGCATGAGGTTCTGGATCGCGATGTAGAGCACGAGCCCGACGACGAGGGTCTTGGCGAGGGCCTTGACGCCCTGCCACAGCGCCTGTCCGCCGAAGGTGTTCTTGATGCCCTTGACGAGGTTGAAGTGGTCGAACTTCGGCTTGAGCTTCTTGGTCGCGACGTGCAGGCCGCCCTGCGACACGTTGCCCACGACCGCCGCGAGGACCACCACGACGAGCAGCGGCGTGAGGCTCGTGAGGATGGAGTCCATCCCGGTGCCGAGCAGGTCGACGACCACGAGCGGGTCCGGGTTCGAGATGATCTCGCGGACGGCGCTCAGCTGGTCGACCGCGGCCTCGGCACCGCGGCCGAGAGCCACGGGCAGCATGACCGCGGCGGCGCCGATGCCGAGCCAGGCGCTGAGGTCCTGCGACCGCTGGAGCGCACCGTCCTTGCGGTTCTGCTTCATCCGCTTCGGTGTCGCCTGCTCGGTCTTCTCCCCCGAGTCACCTCCCCCGCTCACGAGGTGACCCCCAGCATCGACTCGAGGGACGTGCCCGTGAGGGACTCGATGATCCGCGGCATCGCGAGGTAGGTGAGCGACGCGAGGCTGAGCGTGAGCAAGATCTTCAGCGGGAAGCCGAGCGCGAAGGCGTTGAGCGCGGGAGCCACACGGGTGAGCAGGCCGAGGCCGACGTCGGCGAGGAACAGCACGACCACGAGCGGCCCGGCGATCTGCAGCGTCGCGAGGAACATGCCCGTGAGGCTCGACGTGAGGGCCTCGCCGAGGCGGGCGAGGTCGAGGGTGGACCCGAGCGGGAGCGCGTCGAAGGTCCGGACGAGCCCGCCGATGACCATCTGGTAGCCGTTCGAGGCGAAGAGGATGACCACGGCGGTCAGCTGGTAGAGCCGGGCGAACTGCGCGCCGTTGACCTGGGTCATCGGGTCGAAGCCCTGGGCCAGCGAGAACCCGCCCATGAGGTCGATGAGCGCGCCCGCCGACTGGACGGCCGAGAACACGACCGCCACGAGGAACCCCAGCCCGGCTCCGATGATGGCCTCCCCCACGAGCAGCACGACGTACTCGCCGGTGCTGTCCGGGACCAGGTTCTCCACGCGCGGCGAGACGGCGAGCGCGAGACCGGTCGCCAGCATGACCTTGACGGTCGCGGGGATGCCGCGGTGCGAGAACGGCGGCGCGACGACGAGGAACGCCACCATGCGCACGCCCACGAGCATGAGGGACTCGAGCGCGCCGAGGGAGAGGCTGAGGGTCACCGGTCAGCCCCCGAGCAGACCGGGGATGCGGCCGAAGAGCTCGTGGGTGAACGAGATCATCTCGGAGATCATCCAGTGCCCGGAGATCAGCAGCGCGAGTGAGACCGCGATGGCCTTGGGCACGAAGCTGAGGGTGACCTCCTGGATCTGGGTGATGGACTGCAGGAGCGAGACCGCAAAACCGACGACGAGCGCCGTGATGAGGACCGGTGCGCACAGCTTGGCCGCGATGATGAGGCCCTGCACGCCGATGTCGAGGACTGCCGAGGTGTCCATGGCCGCTACCCGTAGCTTCCGACGAGGGCCGTGACGATCATGCCCCAGCCGTCCACGAGGACGAACAGGAGGATCTTGAACGGCAGCGAGATCATCACCGGCGGGAGCATCATCATGCCCATGGACATGAGCGAGGCGGACACCACGAGGTCGATGACGAGGAAGGGGATGAAGATGACGAAGCCGATGATGAACGCGGCCCGCAGCTCGGAGAGCATGAAGGACGGGATGAGCGTGAGCATCGGGACGGTCGACGGGTCGGTCGGGTTGGGCTGGTCGGCGGCCCGCGTCATGAGCGCGATGTCCTCCTCGCGCGTCTGCCCGAGCATGAACTCGCGCAGCGGCGCGGAGCCCGCCTCGACGGCCGCCCCGAAGTCGAGCCCGCCGTTGACGTAGGGCTGCACGCCGAGCTCGTTCACCTGGCCGATGATCGGCGCCATGATGAAGAGCGAGAGGAACAGCGCGAGGCCGGCCAGGACCTGGTTCGGCGGGACGCCCTGCAGGCCGAGGGCGTTCCGGGTGAGGGCGAGCACCACGAAGATCTTGGTGAAGCTCGTCATCATGAGCAGCAGCGACGGCGCCACGGACAGCAGCGTGATGCCGAGGAGCACGACGATCGAGCTGCTGGGTGCCGTCGTGGTCCCGTCGAGGTCGACGGTGACGACCCCGGGGGCCGGGGCGACCGGGTCGACGGGGGCGATCGGGTCGCCCGGTGCCGCGACGAGCTCGACGGCGTGCGCCGTGACCGGCGCGAGGACCGTGGTCGCGGTGGCGCCGACCAGGGCGAGGACGAGGACGAGGAGCGTCAGGACGAGCGGGCGCAGCCGGGAGGGCCTCAGGGGGGCCGCGGCCCTCACCGTCGGGCCCGGGTCTGCACGGCGCTGACCGCCTGGCGCCAGGTCGCCGGCGACAGGATCGACCCGTCGACGGCCGAGCGGCCCGGGACGAGCGCGGGGTCGACGGTGGCTGCAGGCGCAGTCGTGGTCGCAGCCGCGTCCGTGGTGGTGCTCGCACCCGTGGTCTCGCTCGCCCCGACGATGCCGGCGAAGACCTCGTCGAAGGCGGGCGACGGCGTGGCGGCCGCGGGCGTCGCGGAGACCTGCTGCGGAGCCTTGGTCAGCGACACCGTCGCCGGGAGCTCCTCGGGCTCGGGCTCGGGCACGGGCGCGTCCATCGTGGTGAGCAGCGTGACGCCGGCCTCGCTCACGCCGAGGACGAGGCGCTGGGCGCCGACGTCGACGACGGCGACGCTCGCCTTGGGGCCGAGGGCCTGACGGCCGACGAGGCCGATGACCGCGGCGGGCCGGCGGCGCCGGGGCGCAGCAGGGCGGCGCGACGCGCCGGGGACCAGCGCCCTGAGGGGTGCGACGAGGCGAGCGACGAAGCCGTCCTGCGAGCGCCCGGAGGCGCGGTCGTCGAGCACCCGGCCCAGGACCACGACGAGGCCGATGACCACGACGAGGGCGAGCACGGTGCGCAGTGCGAGGACGGCGGTGTCCATCAGGCCGAGGCCTCCGCGAGGTCGACGATCTCGGTGATGCGCAGGCCGTAGTCCTCGTCGATGACGACGACCTCGCCGCGGGCGATGAGGCGACCGTTGACCATGAGGTCGGCCGGGCTGCCGGCGACCCGGTCGAGCTCGATGACGGCGCCGGGGACGAGCTCGAGCACCTGGCGGACGGGCAGCTTGGCGCGGCCGATCTCGGCGGAGAGGGTCATCTCGACGTCGTAGAGGAGCCGGAGGTTGTCGCCCACCGAGGCTCCCTTCGAGGTGCCGGCGGCCCCGGCCTGTGCTGCGGGCACGACGTCCTGGTCGGCGCGCAGGCGCAGGCCGAACCAGCCGCGGACCACGCCTGCCGCCTCGAGGGCGAAGACGTGCACGTCGTCGGCGCCGAAGGCGGTGCCGGCGTCGCGGATCTGGGCCTCGCCGAGGACTCCCTCGCCGAGCGTCGCGGACGCGGCCTCGAGGGCCGGGCGGAGCGCGTCGGCGACCGACACGAGCGCGCCGGCGCCCGCACCGGCGAGGGCCTCCTCGATCGCCGTCTTCGCGATGACCGCGAGGTCGGCGCTGCGGGTGCCCACGAGCGACGCGGTCACGGCGACCTCGTCGGCGCCCGGGCCGGTGCCCGGCTCGCACGGCGAGACGACGAGCGGCACGTCGGAGGGGACGAGGCGGGCGAGCGCCTCGGCGGCGGCTCGGACCAGCTCGGTGGTCTCGGCGGCTCCAGCGTCAGCGGTGTTCATCGGTCTTCTCCTTCAGAGTCCACGATCTTGCAGGCAAGTTGGCGTCCGTTGTTCCCTGCGACCCCGTGGGCGAGGACGATGCCGTCCACCACCACGTCGAGGGGGCGGGACACGGGGTGGTTCAGGTGGATGACCTCGCCGACCGTGAGGTCGACGACGTCGCGCGGGTGGACCGTCACGGGGCGCATCCGCACGTGCACGTCGACGGGGACGGTGCTCATCGTGCGGTGGAGGCGGTCGCTCGCGGCGGCGGCCTCGGCCAGCTCGTCCTTGCTCCGCTGCACGACGCCCTCGCCGGCCCGCATGGGGGCGAGCAGCACGTCGGCCGGGATCATGAGCGTCGCGGTCGTGGGGCGCTCGGCGACGGTGAGGGTGAAGGTCGCGACGATCACGGCCTCCGAGGCCGGGGCGGCCTGCACGAACTGCGGGTTGTACTGGATCGCCTTGACGCGCACGTCGAGGGGGACGACGGCCACGAAGGCGTAGCGCAGGTCGGCCAGGGCCCCCGACAGCATGTCGGTGATGAGCGTGGTCTCGATCTCGGTGAGCTCGCGCGGGAGCTCTTCGCGGACCAGGCCGGGTCCGCCGAGCACGTAGTCGACCCAGAGCATCGAGGTCTCGGAGGCCACCTGGAGCACGGCCGTCGAGCGCGTGGTCTCGATGCTGCAGAGCACCATCGTGGTGTGGTTGGGGAGGCGGCGGACGTACTCGTCGTACGAGACCATCTCGACGCCGTCGAGCCCCACGCCGACCATCACCCGCAGGCGGGAGGTCAGCTGGGTGCCCCACTGGCGGGCGAAGGTCTCGAACGCCATCTCGAAGGCGCGTCCGTGCTCGCGGGCGAGCGTCATGGGGCGTCGGAAGTCGTACGCCTCGGGCTGGGCTGGGCGTTGTCGGCGCACAGCGGGGCGCGCCTTGTCCTGGACCGTCACGAAGAGCACCATCGGCTCTCGCAGCGCGGGTATGAGGAAAAGCAGGCACCGGGTGAAAACTAGTTCTCAGGTTGCGCCCCGGCGGCCCTCGTGGGCGCCGTGGTGCGGGTGCTGCTGGTCCTTCCCTCGACGTGCGCGCAGAGCACGCACGTGAAGCACGAGGGTCATGTGGCGCCCTCCATGGCGCCCCGACTCACCGGCATCCGTGCCGGTCACTGGTCACCTCACTGGGTGACGAAGTCCGTCAGGTAGACGCCCATCACCTCGCCCTCGTACAGCTCGTCGAGCTGGTGCGCGAGCTCGCCCTTGAGGGCGTCTCGCGACTCCGGGTCGGAGACCTCTTCCACGGACTTGCCGGAGAAGAGGACGATCGCGGCGTCACGGGCCTTCGCGGCGTCCAGCTCGTGGGCTTCCGCCGTGAGCTGGAGGCCGAGGCCCAGACGCAGGTAGTGGCCGTCGGCGAGGTTGATGCTCATCGCCTCGACGGTGAAGACCTCGCCGGGCTCGGGGGCGGGCTCTGCGGCCTCGGCCTCCTTGCCCATGACGAGGAAGTAGTAGGCGGCAGCCGCGAGGGCCACCACGACGATCCCGACGATGACGAAGAGCTTCTTCTTGCTCTTCTTCGGCTCGGCCTCGGGCGCGGCGGCGTCGGCCTTGGGCTTGATGCCGCCGCCGGCCTGCGCGGCGCCGGGGCGCTGGGGCGCGTTCATCACACGCTGTTCGATGGGCACTGGAGGCTCACCCTTCGGGGAGGGTCGGGACGATGGGCAGGAGAGCGCGGATGCGCTCGGGCTGGTCGCTCAGGACCACGAGGTCGACGCGGCGGTTGGCGGTGAGGCCCTCCGCGGTCTCGTTGGGCTGGAGCGGCCGGGAGTCGCCGTAGCCGACGGCGGAGATCCGGGTGGGCGGCATGCCGTCGGCCTCGACCATCCGGCGCAGCACCTGCGTCGCACGGTCGGAGGACAGCTCCCAGTTGGACGCGTACCGGGCGGTGGGCACCGAGTCGGCGTGGCCCTCGATCGAGATCTCGTTCGGCAGCGGCAGCATGAACGGCGTCATGGTGTCGACGACCGCCTGCGACGTCGGGGTGAGGACGGCGCTCTCGGAGGCGAAGAACACCTCGTCGGTGATCATGCCGATGACGAGCCCGCGCTCGTCGATGCGGAACTGGACCACACCCTCCATGCCCCCGGCGGCGAGCGCCGTGTCGATCTTCTCGGCGAGCTCGGCGAAGCTCTGGTACTCGACGCGGGCGGCCGCGATGTCGGCCGGTGAGGCCGCGTCACCGGCACCGGTCGAGTCACCGCCGTCGCCGGAGGTGGACTCGTCGACGGTCGACGGGATGATCTTGTCGACCGCGGGCACCACGGCCTCGGTGGGGTTGTCCGTGAGCACGCCCGCGCCGTCGCTGAGGATCGAGACCTGCGGGGCGTTGAAGCCTGCGGCGAGCGACTGGCGCAGCTGGTCGTACTTGACCTCGTCGACCTGGCTGATGGCGTAGAGGACGATGAAGAGGGCGACGAGGACGGTCATCATGTCCGCGTAGCTCACGAGCCACCGCTCGCTGTCCTCGTGCTCCTCCTCGAGCTGCTTCTTGCCCTTCTTCTTGCCGCCGCCGCTGCTCACGC
This genomic interval carries:
- a CDS encoding flagellar biosynthesis protein FlhA, which produces MKNRDLAKLAVPVGVVGIVMLLVIPLPAWLLDVLIVVNIVMSLVILLTTMYVQRPLDFSVFPSLILVATLFRLGLNVASTRLVLRDGYAGEVIDAFGHFVVGGSLIIGLVIFLILVVIQFVVITNGAGRVAEVGARFTLDAMPGKQMAIDADLNSGLITEDQARQRRADVAAEADFYGAMDGGSKFVKGDAIAGIIITIINLVGGIAIGMMQRGMEVGEAVETYSLLTIGDGLVTQIPALLLSVSTGLIVTRATADSDLGTSASKQLSQSRNSLLIAGSAAIALALLPGMPKLPFILVGACLLLGAQRIKARDAKIAKDAELDAAIRETVAPVADTPEKLIEDMRVSALEILLAPNLVDLVSAGSDDDLLARIRGLRRKVALDLGIVVPPVRTRDSVELPASTYVLRISGVEAARGEVPPGRVLALGDDLGSLPGTEVHEPVFGLAGKWVPSEMRFAAEMTGATVVDRVSVLITHLSNVIVSNADRLLSREDVRVLTEGVKQVNPAVVDELVPNLLTLGEVQRVLQRLLTEQVPVRDLGRIYEALTLRAKISTDAEGLVEAARLQLAPAITAAHSHEGVLRVMTLEPVLEQALLEGLRPGEQGTQILLDPNRLEAMLRSFAAGRAAAESQGVDVVLVCAPALRPALRSLVATHHGEAPVMSYSEVTGSGVKIEAVGVVRDVEAIAA
- the fliQ gene encoding flagellar biosynthesis protein FliQ, which translates into the protein MDTSAVLDIGVQGLIIAAKLCAPVLITALVVGFAVSLLQSITQIQEVTLSFVPKAIAVSLALLISGHWMISEMISFTHELFGRIPGLLGG
- the csrA gene encoding carbon storage regulator CsrA; translated protein: MLVLSRRVGEKLLIGDDIVITIIDTRGDGVRIGIDAPRSMRVNRAEVVEAVQASNIAATTVDDDTQAALIALVSQAAKPTSTETPSTPADEDSSPA
- a CDS encoding EscU/YscU/HrcU family type III secretion system export apparatus switch protein, encoding MSGGGDSGEKTEQATPKRMKQNRKDGALQRSQDLSAWLGIGAAAVMLPVALGRGAEAAVDQLSAVREIISNPDPLVVVDLLGTGMDSILTSLTPLLVVVVLAAVVGNVSQGGLHVATKKLKPKFDHFNLVKGIKNTFGGQALWQGVKALAKTLVVGLVLYIAIQNLMPVLLTAGGLSVGALLSAAGGGIQALLWSAVAAGIALAILDLVVVMKRNRKKTRMSKYEVKQENKQSEGDPQLKGAIRSKQIAMSRNRMIASVGDADVVLVNPTHVAVALKYEAGTGAPRVVAKGAGHVAARIREVAAEKSVPMISDVPLARALHGACEIGEEIPADLYAAVAQVLAFVMALKRRGASTDGVRSMPQPTIPEPPPGTPPPARRTRASRTARPPDGEAPTASQTSTQTTTQPDGPAPGTSTLSEARA
- a CDS encoding chemotaxis protein CheA; amino-acid sequence: MDDIDDIVREFLIESYENLDQLDQDLVALESAPGSRELLSSVFRTIHTIKGTSGFLAFGDLERVAHVGESLLVELRDGRRLMDQHTTDVLLRMVDTIRDLLGRIESTGGEAGIEVDDVIAVIQRALDGEDEVETAPEAAAESTVPEAAAPEVGQPTAEDLAAAAVAAAAPLAAAAASAAADEAVAAVLAATDAQDGDRAVSAAASAAAVTAAVVAAAPTTPVAPAATPAPARPAAPEATESVASRGTSESSIRVDVDLLDDLMRQVGELVLVRNQIAQLAGFDSDAELTRSSQRLSLIASELQEGVMKTRMQPIDHIWSKMPRIVRDLAAACAREVRLEMVGGDTELDRSLLESVKDPLTHLVRNAVDHGIESPATRTASGKPSTGVLTLRAYHAGGQVMVEVRDDGAGIDPQKVAAKALERGLKTAEQLDAMATSDILNLVFLPGFSTAAAVTNVSGRGVGMDVVRSNIESIGGAVEVESEVGRGTTWRLRIPLTLAIMPALTVRSGSEIYAIPQVNLQELVALDTQKTQEAIEHIGSAEVYRLRGSLLPLVRLSDVMGQTRGDGDSAVIAVLQADNQRFGLVVDRVLNNEEIVVKPLAAQLKTIGIYAGATLMGDGQVALILDVQAIARRSLSGEVADLDHRAAVEKTVSAGEVTELLVVGIGSGRRVAVPLAMVTRLELVAQDRLELVGGHEVIQYRDAIVPVSRLARALGSFEEPTEEIPLVVFTRGERTVAMVVSEIVEIVSDAGAERSTVDDIGLLGSIVLSGRVTELLDVPTALLQADPRFYDGDPVHGADGLDQVGATGLGYAHDAEMVGV
- a CDS encoding flagellar biosynthetic protein FliR, which codes for MTLSLSLGALESLMLVGVRMVAFLVVAPPFSHRGIPATVKVMLATGLALAVSPRVENLVPDSTGEYVVLLVGEAIIGAGLGFLVAVVFSAVQSAGALIDLMGGFSLAQGFDPMTQVNGAQFARLYQLTAVVILFASNGYQMVIGGLVRTFDALPLGSTLDLARLGEALTSSLTGMFLATLQIAGPLVVVLFLADVGLGLLTRVAPALNAFALGFPLKILLTLSLASLTYLAMPRIIESLTGTSLESMLGVTS
- a CDS encoding flagellar biosynthetic protein FliO, with amino-acid sequence MDTAVLALRTVLALVVVIGLVVVLGRVLDDRASGRSQDGFVARLVAPLRALVPGASRRPAAPRRRRPAAVIGLVGRQALGPKASVAVVDVGAQRLVLGVSEAGVTLLTTMDAPVPEPEPEELPATVSLTKAPQQVSATPAAATPSPAFDEVFAGIVGASETTGASTTTDAAATTTAPAATVDPALVPGRSAVDGSILSPATWRQAVSAVQTRARR
- the fliP gene encoding flagellar type III secretion system pore protein FliP (The bacterial flagellar biogenesis protein FliP forms a type III secretion system (T3SS)-type pore required for flagellar assembly.), with product MRAAAPLRPSRLRPLVLTLLVLVLALVGATATTVLAPVTAHAVELVAAPGDPIAPVDPVAPAPGVVTVDLDGTTTAPSSSIVVLLGITLLSVAPSLLLMMTSFTKIFVVLALTRNALGLQGVPPNQVLAGLALFLSLFIMAPIIGQVNELGVQPYVNGGLDFGAAVEAGSAPLREFMLGQTREEDIALMTRAADQPNPTDPSTVPMLTLIPSFMLSELRAAFIIGFVIFIPFLVIDLVVSASLMSMGMMMLPPVMISLPFKILLFVLVDGWGMIVTALVGSYG